CAAAATGTCAGGGACGAACAAAAAAGCAGCAAGGCTAACTcgacactgactgactgagcttACTGTAGGAAATGGCtagaatttcttttttaattatgGTTACATGGCAGATACAGTGAACCAAGAGTATCATTAGATTTACTTTGTAAACATGCTTAGGAGATATGTTTAACAGTGTGATTAAGCTCAATCCACCATTACATGGCAGCCTTTTACAGTAGGTTATGCTCCTGTGCAATGTAATTTATATTAAATGACCAGGTTGATGGACACTGGAAATGAAACCTTCTATTATGGAATAAGCTCTAAAATGACGGGGTCAAACAAAAATGATCTCAGAATTTTTATCAGCCGAGAAGTTGTTGCATCTCCTCAGTGTGAACTATGCTCTAATAGTTTTATTCAATCATATTATCACATGGTTTGGGAATGCCAACAAGTATCTGTGTTTTGGAAAGTAGTACGCATTGGAATGTATATATAttggtatatactgtatattctaatAGGAATATTCCTCATTTCCCGCCTCTTCTACTTCTAAATGACGACTCGGCCTAATTTATCATAATTACAAAGTATGTATTTTACAGGTCTGACAGCATAAAGGAAAACAACTGCTTGCCCTTGCTACTTGCTGccctcatactgtatgttatctcAGAGACAGTGGTTACTTTAATGGTTGGATATTATTTATTCAGAATAAAGGGCAGCCAGAAAACATGgggcaaagacagaaaatgttgaaatttggTCAGAAGTGGCAGAAAAAGGGAAGGTTTTACTTTGATATTATTTACCTTTTAGGAAATCTGTGCAttcatgtatgtacagtatatacagtgtgagttgtctctctatctgcctctgagatttctgcctccaccacaattcaatggaggtgaatggaattagtttgtggtgctcacattaaaaaatgacatcCTAAACAACAGCAATATCTCTTGTAATATCACAATATTCTGACTGGATGTCTCAGCTTCACTTCACCCTCCACTGCGAGCTGGATGTGGAGATGTTGTTGTTTCATTGAGGGGCTAATATCCACTGGGGCAGCCTGACCGGCCAAATGACTTCCTCCTGGTTTGATAGAGGAGTAATTATTTCCTCCAagcccctccctcctccactcccTTTCTCCTTTACCCccctgacagaaacaaaatccCCAAAACATCAAATTACTCCAAAAGCCCTTTTCTCATGCAGTATGTTTCAGTCTCTGGAAATAGACAAGTCAGCTATGATGCAGGGTTACAAAGGAACAATACAGGACTAGCACCAATCAACAGCTTGATGAATGTTAGCCTCcatgctaccaccaccacccacccacTCCCCACTGACTCCCTAAGGGATCGGGAGAACATGTTTCTTCCTGTCCAGAGACACTGGAGGGAGGGTACTGGTGACAGTGTGACTGGCGCcgagtgaaaacacacacacacacacagtcagccaacacagatacacagactAGCAGGAGATTTGTTGtgctttgtggttttgtttttctgcaagcACAACAGCGTTCAGTTTGTCTGAGCCAGAGAGCGAGGCACATGTGCTGTGTAGCTCATGCATGGTTACAGTTGACTCATGTACTTATCAAAGCACTTATTAGAAGCCAACTGCTCTGCGTATTGTCTGCAGCTCCACTAAATATAATTCAtctgtcatttattttaaataaagccCCATACTAATCATTGATTCAAGATTCATAAAAATGGCCCTTCTGGCAGTACCCAAGTACCTCAGCAGTTCATggtgcatattgcacatttacGACCTTATGGAGCATCACATCCTCCGTCTCTTTCTATCTCGTCCTCTTTATATTTCTCCACTGTGTACTTTGTCATAATGCGGtaatgccaaaaatgttttttatattaaaagctttatttcatCCTGCCAGGgtttgacaaaatgacaaatatgcCCTAATATCTGCTGTACAGTACTAACATTATTATAGGATGatattcagtgtttattatGACAAAGTTAGAACAGATGCACAACAGTAAACTTTGCCTCACATACAAGAACAATAAATATCAGGGATCCTTCCAGGGGGCAGATCTGTGGAACCAATAAGTTCCCTCTGATCCTCCACAAAAACTACTCAGCATGTATAATCTTAATGAATAACCATttcagtgtaaaaatgtaattttgttctGAAACAAAAGAAGTACTGTATGCTACCTACcaagcaccaaatggcagacagtcAAAGTTAGCCACTTGCTAACtattagcagctaaagagcaagATATTTAATTCAGAAATTAGCTAAGActaaaatagagctaaaaggagagtgaatattggacttataacGGTCAGGTCGCCTGAAGCACGAcatcaaatgaatgctaatgttgctccatgtttgctaacacgttcgtCCTCATAAGGTGACATTATGTTAATGTTTACAGCTTGTCGTGCCGTggcaaaaaaagtaattaatgcaggtttaattaaaaagtagacacataatataaaaataccCTACTACAGATAAAACCTCTGTACTTAAAACTGTATGTAGAAGTGCAGAAGTATCAGCACCAAAATGTAACAACTAaatatagctgtcaaataaatgtagtgatgtaaaaagtagcataaaatagaaatactcaagtacaagtataTCAAAACTATACtcaagcacagtacttgagtgaatgtacttagtGTCTTTCACAACTGATTATAATAACATTACCTCTCAAAGcagctgatattagcattttaGTCATATTTGCTGAGCTCTACCCCGTCTGTTTTATTAAAACGCTGGCATCAGAGCTTGTTGTATATTCTGTTTGACTCACTGCCTTTGATGCCTGAGATCAAGAATCACATCAATGGGAAAAGTCAACCCTCCGAACCCTGTGACCTGAGTGGGGAAAATaatggagttcccctttaaatcGCACCTTTTATCTCTTATGATGATGAGCAAGTAGTGGCTGTGGTTTCATTGACCCACTGGGTTTTACACTCCCACATTTACTTCGAAAAagctaatttgttttgtgttagtGAGTTGTATGTCTGCGTTTGAAGTCAACTAGCAGAAACGTGGACagatgagggactacaccgtcttagcaGAAACGTGACTAATTAGTTGGTTAGTTTGGCAGTTAGCTGGATGGAGGTTTTTCATGTGAGGTCTGAGGGCAAGAAGAGGGTGCTCACTTGACGCACACACCACGTGCATGGAGTAACACCCTGTGATATTCTTGACATATGTTTAGGAATATCTCTGGGCttgtttaaacaaaatgtcataacatttactaaagtaTTTTCACGGCAGGGCACAATATAcacttttttgtcattgtagggcaggggtttgtgtgtgtgtgtgtgtgtgtgttgttactCACACATACTTCAGCAGAACTGCCTGGACTTCCATCCCTGAGGAGTTCCATCTGCAGGTGGGAGCCAGCGAATCTAAACATATAATCACACATATGTtaagacacatgcacacacacatacgtacatacatacaaatgatATGactatatataatttatatatacaaaCTTAAATGTAATATTCAATTTATTGAGTACTTTTGTTGGACTAAAAGTTTTAAATCCTGTAACCTCAAGgaataaagacatttaaaggaatagtttcacattttgagTAATACgcatctttgcttttttgctgagagttagatgatattttataccactctcatatctataATGTATTATAGTAAATATAAGActatagccagcagccggttagctttgcttagcataaagactggaaacaggtagaaacagctagtctgccaaagctaacaaaatccaACAACCAGCACCTTTAAGTatcactaataaacacattttatttcatttgtttaattcattcaaaaaccgaagtgtaaaaacaatttgctgttttacagtgtggttatgtgctggactatttctaggccaggtgcagtgacttcctggagtccaGAAAGGCTAgatgtttccccctttttccacaccttatgctaagctaagctaatgggttgctggctgtagctgcatatttactatacaggcatgagagtggtatgaATGTTCTtctctaactctcagcaagaaagcgaataagcgtatttcccaaaaatatTCCTTTATCTCAGAAAGCTTTTTATTTATGCGTTTACATTTAGTTGATTTTTGACATTAGTGTTTGTTACAGAACTTCTTAACTTTACTGCAAAAAGTTATCCATCACTAATTGTCACATGTCTTGTATATTTCCACAGAACTCGTACAATCATCAACAGAAGGACTTGTTTTTCTGAGATCTATTGCTTTGCAAACAGCCCAGTCGATAACATTTTCTAACAAACTAATAACATGACTGTACTCTCACTAGAAAAGATGACAGCAGCTAATTAACCAGGGAGCCAGAAATCTGAGCTCATGTTAACATAAATTAGATTTGATCATTtagtcttgtgtgtgtgctgtatttatatacatatttttatgtctcacatcagcagctgctctAGGTCAGAAGAGACTGTGAGATGCTAACATAACCCACAACCCCTTACTAAAATCACAAAACCacattctctttgtgtgtcagtgtgtgctcACATATCCAACGCATATGGAAAAATGCCAGCTAGGCAGATTCAACTTGCACTCATTTCTAATTCTGACATCATCTGAGCTTCAGCTTTAGTGTCTTTGCTAGGGGCATTTATGCTTAAATAACCTTAGTATCTGCATTATATATTGAAATATGCTCTGTATACTCTCTAGCAGagataaaatacattacataaCTCAGATACCATAACAATTTGAGATTAAAATACATCAAAGTACTGAGAAATCATTGTAAGCttcaaaacaaatcaacaaacaaacattcagaaACAGCATGTCTAATACTGAGGTCTTATCAGGGTTAGCCAGCACTGAACAGGCTCCATGAGAAGAATTTCAAGAGATCAATAATGCACTCTTATGTGAACTCACAGTGGAGCTGTGCAGATTAGAAGACCTCAATAAACTGGATCATGGTTGGTTGAAAAAGAGGGATTTAATTAATGAAGTAGGTGATGGTCAAATGATGACGAAAACCTTTCAAACCACTGAAGCTTTTTTAGTTGAACGGAGGATGGCACTAATTGGGATAAATAAAGTGACGTGATATGAGTTGTTATTGATTCACAAAAACTGCAAACTGTGGGTTGTGAGGTCTTGGTCTTGAATTCTTAACTTTATAAAAAGATGCTGAGTTAAATTCAGATTATTATGTTGGTTATTTATCTGTGTAATTTAAAGACCTAAGCAGAAACTCTGTATGCTTAAATAAATAGTTCAGTTTTGGGGGAAAAGTATTAAATTTGTTCGTAGAGTAAGAATGCTAGTGACTGGTTGCAATCACCATTAGTTGGCCATTCAACTTCTACTATTTAAACATGTACCATTTTGAATTAAGGGGATAGCTCTTTTTTCAAggaacatttctatttttctgacTTAGAGCACTTAAAAGTCAGTCAAACCCTTGTGTCTCTGCATGCAGTTTAAGGGTATGGTGAACAGTGagattagtttagtttaattcGATTCCTGGAAGTTAATGGGATCAGGTAGCACTTCCTCTCAAGAGAAGGGTAAAACAGCATTACATGTCTGCAAAAATGGACTGcaccctgtaaattaaatatttataaagtcACTAATTTCACTATCAACAAACAAATTCGATATATCAAATTCCTGATCCACATCCTGCTTTTATGGAGCACATTCATAGCAGATGAACGTGACTATCAGTATTTCAGAAATGGCAGTTTTAGGCTAGAACgtgattattaatattttgtgtgtacttgtgaaaatgaaattggTTAAGGCGtataaagtagaaaaaaaacatgtagcatgtgaaatgatttatttagcTAGAGCTGTTACCTGATCCCATAGACATCACTACATTGAGCTAAGAATTGAGCCAAGGATTCAACATCACTTCAAACTgcaaactgtaaaactgtaaacaaGTAGACAAAACAATACACATTTAACCAGTTCAAGTAGAGATGGGACCTAATCAGTAGATCTGTAAATCTGCAAATgacagagactggagagagtGATTCAAGGCTGATGGCAGCAGCTTTTCGTGGTGGAGGGCTCAGGAAGAGGTGAGGGGCAGTGGTCGAGGAGGTGGGGAAAGAGGGGATAGGTTTGCAGGTTACCTGAGCGTGGAGCGAGGAGGGGTAGGTGAAAGCGGGTGGGAGGGCCGGCGACAGCTCCGCCGGGTACAGCGGGTATGACGCCCACACATCTGGACTGCTGGGATATAGAGCAGGCACTGTGAGCTCATCtgtgaaaagaagaagaggaggagtggAGTGAGGAGAGTGGCCAGTGGATGGGTGGGTGGCTAGAGAGACAGGGTGGAGGTGGCGGAGGTGTACGTGGTCGTGGAGGTGCACTACAGGTGAGTATCAGTTATCTGAAATAGCTTCCTcttgtttcatttctttaaacCAATTGACTGTTTGCTAAACCCGTCCCTTGAACAGCGACTGTCCAGTCAttgcttagcaaccgtaactaggcatgGCAGGCCAGTCAAGCCTTGGATTTCTCAACATGCCAAAGCGGTATGCATTGGGCTGTAGTAAGAGTGATAATACTTGGCAGATTATTATCGAGTTTGGAggatgtgttgtgttttttttagcatttccaAAGCCAAAAACTCAAAAGCAAAAGTTTCTGGAATGGATCAAacagtgtgtttctctgctcaAACGTAAGCTACAATTGTTAGCATGTCCGTGTACTAGCtaactacctacagtagtaaccaagccttacttccaaggccaaggaggagcacatcattaactaatcacattagtttgtggggttacaaGTTACACTACAACGTCTTCTAAATGGTACATGAACAgatgaggatgctgactttttgcctgagacatgtagctttagcctcagtatTTAGCAAAATATCTTGTATGAAGCTAGTATGTAGCATCAAGTGCATATTATAGACCCCTTTCACAatattctcattttaaaacgtGTCAACTGGAAGCATTACTAAGTCACCCGGACATggcgttttcaaccaactcatgaaACTAAAGTTAGCTTGATCAGCTAGTTAGCTACAGCTGAGACAGCTGTGTCGTCGGCTACAAATGGAAAGCCTACATTTTTcgtcctctgtctgaaatcaaggacacATTGTTTCAAaagtattttgttattattgtaaactgcatatgttcCGTGTGAGAACGTAAAAGCGGAACAGGTGAAGCAACACTCACTAAGGGGCAGGGCTTAGCAAACAGTCAATTATACTCCCCTAAAATCGGTAAAGCTGACTTGATTCAGAATAAAATTAGAGGAAACCATCTCAGATATGATGATTTACTCACTGAGTCGAGTATAAAGTGACTGTGAAAAAAGAGCATAGTGCATGAGTGAAGAGAAAGGTGACAGTGCAGAGTGCTACAGAGTAAGTGTACATTTAAAACACGCAGAATCAGAAATAACAGCAACTCATTGGAGAACCATCAGATAGCCGTGCAGTTTTAAGGAGCATTTTTCCtgtgctctctgtgtctcctggTGAGTGTTTATCATAGCATGATCAGGAAAATGTCTGATTTAAACATCTCTTATCAGAAAATGACAGCAATTTCTCTCCTGGTTATTACGTCATGGTTTCATTAATCGGTTCCTTCCATTTTCCACCGGGGCCCCAAGTACACACCCTTtctctggcaaaaaaaagaTCCAAGATAAGAGCAGTTTGGTCATTTAGGAAGAATGTACGACCACAGCTGGCCTATGTTCAACTACCAATGGCTGATTCTTGCAGAATCTTTAACTCCttagaaaaatatttaactaaATGGGAAAAAAGGAGTACAGAGCTGCATTAGCAAATTCCATACACGCCTTGTACTCAAAGGCCTTGAGTCCAAATAATTAGAGCAACGGCTAACAGTGAACATGTACTGTTTACGAATCATTAATCTTACAGGGGGCACGTGTCATTTAGGGGGAGAACTGGCAACTAAGAGAAATGGCATTAACCTATTTCCACATTATGACAATGTTTCAAAGAGGAACAAACACAACACcattaaaaaaatctacttttCAGTGATTGGCAGCCAAGTCAAtctccatttttcatttatagTCACAGCTCAAGCACAAACACTCCTCCTACTAATGACAACAAATCCTAAAGGGAAACAGCTGTTCAGACACTTCAAACAAGAGAAACTAATGGCCAAAGGAagcagcaacacagacaaaaagtaAGATGAGCTCAGGGACAGACGGACAAATGGTCGGAGTACTCACATGGGTCCCTGCCAATGAACTGTGGCCCGGGGCTCTgctgggagggaggggggttgGGGGTGCCAACCAGCTTGTTCTTGGCCATCTTGGTGTTGGCCTTGGCGAATTCCAGCCGCAGGGTCTGGGGGATCTCTGGATCAAACCGGACCCCCTGAGATCAAACAGAAAGATGGGTCAGCAAAAATACTGTTTCCTAGAAAGCTTGTATCCATGCTCTTAGCATAGAAT
This sequence is a window from Siniperca chuatsi isolate FFG_IHB_CAS linkage group LG22, ASM2008510v1, whole genome shotgun sequence. Protein-coding genes within it:
- the LOC122869997 gene encoding RNA-binding protein with multiple splicing-like isoform X1, producing MNNNKIEKENEQSEFTNHEEEVRTLFVSGLPLDIKPRELYLLFRPFKGYEGSLIKLTSKQPVGFVSFDSRSEAEAAKNALNGVRFDPEIPQTLRLEFAKANTKMAKNKLVGTPNPPPSQQSPGPQFIGRDPYELTVPALYPSSPDVWASYPLYPAELSPALPPAFTYPSSLHAQIRWLPPADGTPQGWKSRQFC